The following are from one region of the Klebsiella aerogenes genome:
- the cysI gene encoding assimilatory sulfite reductase (NADPH) hemoprotein subunit, with product MSEKHPGPLVVEGKLSDAERMKVESNYLRGTIAEDLNDGLTGGFKGDNFLLIRFHGMYQQDDRDIRAERAAQKLEPRHAMLLRCRLPGGVITTKQWQAIDKFAADNTIYGSIRLTNRQTFQFHGILKKNVKPVHQMLHSVGLDALATANDMNRNVLCTSNPYESQLHAEAYEWAKKISEHLLPRTRAYAEIWLDQKKVATTDEEPILGQTYLPRKFKTTVVIPPQNDIDLHANDMNFVAVAENGKLVGFNLLVGGGLSIEHGNKKTYARTASEFGYLPLEHTLAVVEAVVTTQRDWGNRTDRKNAKTKYTLERVGVETFKAEVERRAGIKFEPIRPYEFTGRGDRIGWVKGIDNNWHLTLFIENGRILDYPGRPLKTGLLEISKIHQGEFRITANQNLIIAGVPEDQKARIEKLARDHGLMNAVTAQRENSMACVSFPTCPLAMAEAERFLPSFIDKVEEVMSKHGVGDEHIVTRVTGCPNGCGRAMLAEVGLVGKAPGRYNLHIGGNRSGTRIPRMYRENITEPEILGSLDELVGRWAKEREAGEGFGDFTVRAGIIRPVLDPARDFWE from the coding sequence ATGAGCGAAAAACATCCAGGCCCGCTGGTGGTCGAAGGTAAACTCTCCGACGCCGAGCGTATGAAGGTTGAGAGCAACTACCTGCGCGGCACCATTGCGGAAGATTTAAATGACGGCCTGACCGGCGGTTTCAAAGGCGACAACTTCCTGCTGATCCGTTTCCACGGCATGTATCAGCAGGACGACCGCGATATTCGCGCCGAGCGTGCGGCCCAGAAACTGGAACCGCGCCATGCGATGCTGCTGCGCTGCCGCCTGCCAGGCGGCGTTATTACCACCAAACAGTGGCAGGCGATCGATAAGTTCGCTGCGGATAACACCATTTATGGCAGCATTCGTCTGACCAACCGGCAGACTTTCCAGTTCCACGGCATTCTGAAGAAGAATGTGAAGCCGGTGCATCAGATGCTGCACTCCGTCGGGCTGGACGCGCTGGCGACCGCTAACGACATGAACCGTAACGTGCTGTGCACCTCCAACCCGTATGAATCTCAGTTGCACGCTGAGGCCTACGAGTGGGCGAAGAAGATCTCCGAGCATCTGCTGCCGCGCACCCGCGCTTATGCTGAGATCTGGCTGGATCAGAAAAAGGTCGCCACTACCGACGAGGAGCCGATCCTCGGCCAGACCTATCTGCCGCGTAAATTCAAAACCACGGTGGTGATCCCGCCGCAGAATGACATCGATCTGCACGCCAACGACATGAACTTCGTGGCGGTTGCTGAGAACGGTAAACTGGTTGGCTTTAACCTGCTGGTCGGCGGCGGTTTATCCATCGAACACGGCAATAAGAAAACCTACGCGCGTACTGCCAGCGAATTCGGCTACCTGCCGCTGGAGCACACCCTGGCGGTAGTGGAAGCGGTGGTGACCACTCAGCGCGACTGGGGTAACCGTACCGATCGTAAAAACGCGAAAACCAAATATACCCTTGAGCGCGTTGGCGTGGAGACCTTCAAGGCGGAAGTTGAGCGCCGCGCGGGGATCAAGTTCGAACCGATTCGCCCTTACGAGTTTACCGGCCGCGGCGATCGCATCGGCTGGGTGAAAGGTATCGATAACAACTGGCACCTGACGCTGTTTATCGAGAATGGTCGTATTCTGGATTATCCGGGCCGACCGCTGAAAACGGGCCTGCTGGAAATTTCGAAGATCCACCAGGGAGAATTTCGCATCACCGCCAACCAGAATCTGATCATTGCCGGCGTACCGGAAGATCAGAAAGCGCGGATCGAGAAACTGGCGCGCGATCATGGTCTGATGAATGCCGTGACGGCGCAGCGTGAGAACTCGATGGCCTGCGTATCGTTCCCGACCTGCCCGCTAGCGATGGCCGAAGCCGAACGCTTCCTGCCGTCGTTTATCGACAAGGTGGAAGAGGTCATGAGCAAACATGGCGTCGGCGACGAACATATCGTGACCCGCGTGACCGGTTGCCCGAACGGCTGTGGTCGCGCGATGCTGGCGGAAGTCGGTCTGGTGGGTAAAGCGCCTGGTCGCTATAACCTGCATATTGGCGGCAACCGCAGTGGAACGCGTATCCCGCGGATGTATCGCGAAAATATTACCGAGCCGGAGATCCTCGGCTCGCTCGACGAACTGGTAGGGCGCTGGGCGAAAGAGCGCGAAGCGGGTGAAGGCTTCGGCGATTTTACGGTGCGTGCGGGCATTATTCGCCCGGTGCTCGATCCAGCTCGGGATTTCTGGGAATAA
- the queD gene encoding 6-carboxytetrahydropterin synthase QueD, protein MMSTTLFKDFTFEAAHHLPHVPQGHKCGRLHGHSFMVRLEITGEVDPHTGWIMDFAELKAAFKPTYDRLDHYYLNDIPGLSNPTSEVLAKWIWDQMKPLVPLLSAVMIKETCTAGCVYRGE, encoded by the coding sequence ATGATGTCCACCACGCTGTTTAAAGATTTCACCTTCGAAGCCGCCCATCACCTGCCGCACGTACCGCAAGGCCACAAATGCGGTCGCCTGCATGGCCACTCTTTTATGGTGCGTCTGGAAATTACCGGTGAAGTCGATCCCCATACCGGGTGGATCATGGATTTCGCCGAGCTGAAAGCCGCGTTTAAACCGACATACGATCGTTTAGACCACTACTACCTGAACGATATTCCAGGGCTGTCCAATCCAACCAGCGAAGTGCTGGCTAAATGGATTTGGGATCAAATGAAGCCGCTGGTTCCGCTGCTGAGCGCAGTCATGATTAAAGAGACCTGCACGGCTGGCTGCGTCTATCGCGGCGAGTGA
- the cysD gene encoding sulfate adenylyltransferase subunit CysD, with protein MDQKRLTHLRQLEAESIHIIREVAAEFSNPVMMYSIGKDSSVMLHLARKAFYPGTLPFPLLHVDTGWKFREMYEFRDRTAKAYGCELLVHKNPEGVAMDINPFVHGSAKHTDIMKTEGLKQALNKYGFDAAFGGARRDEEKSRAKERIYSFRDRFHRWDPKNQRPELWHNYNGQINKGESIRVFPLSNWTELDIWQYIYLENIEIVPLYLAAERPVLERDGMLMMIDDDRIDLQPGEMIKKQMVRFRTLGCWPLTGAVESNAQTLPEIIEEMLVSTTSERQGRVIDRDQAGSMELKKRQGYF; from the coding sequence ATGGACCAAAAACGACTCACTCACCTGCGGCAACTGGAGGCGGAAAGCATCCATATCATTCGTGAGGTGGCCGCCGAATTCTCTAACCCGGTGATGATGTACTCCATCGGTAAAGATTCCAGCGTCATGCTGCATCTGGCGCGCAAAGCGTTTTATCCGGGAACCCTGCCGTTCCCGTTGCTTCACGTTGATACCGGTTGGAAATTCCGCGAGATGTACGAATTCCGCGATCGCACCGCCAAAGCCTACGGCTGCGAGCTGCTGGTGCATAAAAACCCGGAAGGGGTAGCGATGGATATCAACCCGTTCGTGCACGGCAGCGCCAAGCATACCGATATCATGAAAACCGAAGGTCTGAAGCAGGCGTTGAACAAATACGGTTTTGATGCCGCATTCGGCGGCGCGCGTCGCGACGAAGAGAAATCCCGCGCAAAAGAGCGTATTTACTCCTTCCGTGACCGTTTCCACCGTTGGGACCCGAAAAACCAGCGTCCGGAGCTGTGGCACAACTACAACGGCCAGATTAACAAAGGCGAAAGTATCCGCGTCTTCCCGCTTTCCAACTGGACTGAGCTGGATATCTGGCAATACATCTATCTGGAAAATATTGAAATTGTTCCGCTGTATCTGGCGGCGGAACGTCCGGTGCTGGAACGCGACGGCATGCTGATGATGATCGATGACGACCGTATCGATCTACAGCCAGGCGAAATGATCAAAAAGCAGATGGTGCGTTTCCGCACCCTCGGTTGCTGGCCGCTGACCGGCGCGGTGGAGTCCAACGCGCAAACGCTGCCGGAGATCATTGAAGAGATGCTGGTCTCCACGACCAGCGAACGTCAAGGCCGCGTGATTGACCGCGACCAGGCAGGCTCCATGGAGCTGAAGAAACGTCAGGGGTATTTCTAA
- a CDS encoding aminopeptidase, translating into MFSAWCRRLFPLALGAGFVFSAAPAFSALGETANTQARHIATVFPGRMTGTPAEMLSADYLRQQFALMGYQSDVRSFNTRYIYTDNNQRKNWHNATGSTVIAAHEGQSRQQIIIMAHLDTYAPQSDKDVENNLGGLTLQGIDDNAMGLGVLLELADHLKNVPTRYGIRFIATSGEEEGRLGAQNLLKRMSDTEKKNTLLVINLDNLVVGDKLYFNSGRSTPASVRKLTRDRALAIAHSHGIAAFTNPGLNPAFPKGTGCCNDASVFDSAGIPVLSVEATNWSLGKKDGYQQRSKTRSFPQGTSWHDIQLDNQQYIDKALPGRIEHRGRDVVKVMLPLVKELAKVERKS; encoded by the coding sequence ATGTTTTCCGCGTGGTGCCGTCGCCTGTTTCCGCTGGCGCTTGGCGCAGGTTTTGTTTTCTCCGCCGCCCCGGCATTCAGCGCCTTGGGCGAAACCGCTAATACGCAGGCCCGTCATATTGCCACCGTCTTCCCCGGAAGAATGACCGGTACGCCAGCCGAGATGTTGTCAGCCGATTACCTTCGCCAACAGTTCGCCCTGATGGGTTATCAGAGCGATGTGCGTAGCTTCAATACCCGCTATATCTACACCGACAACAATCAGCGTAAAAACTGGCACAACGCCACCGGCAGTACGGTTATTGCCGCCCATGAAGGCCAATCCCGCCAGCAAATCATTATCATGGCGCACCTGGATACCTACGCTCCGCAGAGCGACAAAGATGTGGAAAATAACCTCGGCGGCCTGACGCTGCAGGGGATCGACGATAATGCCATGGGGCTCGGCGTGCTGCTGGAACTGGCGGATCATTTAAAAAACGTGCCGACCCGCTATGGTATTCGTTTTATCGCCACCAGCGGTGAAGAAGAAGGCCGCCTGGGCGCGCAGAATCTGCTGAAACGCATGAGCGACACCGAAAAGAAAAACACCCTGCTGGTCATTAATCTCGATAACCTGGTCGTCGGCGATAAGCTTTATTTCAACAGCGGTCGCAGCACGCCAGCGTCCGTGCGTAAGCTGACCCGCGATCGCGCGCTGGCCATCGCCCATAGCCACGGGATTGCCGCGTTCACCAACCCTGGACTAAACCCGGCGTTCCCGAAAGGCACCGGCTGCTGTAACGACGCCAGCGTTTTTGATAGCGCCGGGATCCCGGTACTGTCTGTCGAAGCGACCAACTGGTCATTGGGTAAGAAAGATGGGTATCAGCAGCGAAGCAAAACACGCAGCTTCCCACAGGGCACCAGCTGGCATGACATACAGTTGGATAACCAACAGTATATTGATAAAGCGCTGCCGGGGCGTATTGAGCATCGCGGACGCGACGTCGTGAAAGTGATGCTGCCGCTAGTGAAAGAGTTGGCGAAAGTCGAGAGGAAAAGCTGA
- the cysJ gene encoding NADPH-dependent assimilatory sulfite reductase flavoprotein subunit, translating to MTTQAPPSNLLPLNPEQLARLQAATTDFTPTQLAWVSGYFWGMLNQQPGAVASAPAQAVETPSITLISASQTGNARRVAEALRDDLQAAQLNVKLVNAGDYKFKQIAGEKLLVVVTSTQGEGESPEEAVALHKFLFSKKAPKLDGTAFAVFGLGDTSYEFFCQSGKDFDSKLAELGGERLLDRVDADVEYHAAAAEWRARVVEVLKARAPTAAPAQLAISGAVNDIHSSPYTKEAPLTATLAVNQKITGRDSQKDVRHIEIDLGDSGLRYQPGDALGVWYQNDPALVKELVELLWLKGDEPVTIDGKTLPLAEALAWHFELTVNTANIVENYATLTRGETLLPLLGDKAQLQHYAATTPIVDMVRFSPAQLDADALIGLLRPLTPRLYSIASSQAEAESEVHVTVGVVRYDIEGRARAGGASSFLADRLEEDGEVRVFIEHNDNFRLPANPETPVIMIGPGTGIAPFRAFMQQRAAEGAEGKNWLFFGNPHFTEDFLYQVEWQRYVKEGVLSRIDLAWSRDQQQKVYVQDKLREQGAELWRWINDGAHIYVCGDANRMAKDVEQALLEVIAEYGAMDAETADEFLSELRVERRYQRDVY from the coding sequence ATGACGACACAGGCCCCACCTTCCAATTTGCTGCCGCTAAACCCGGAGCAACTGGCGCGCCTTCAGGCGGCCACGACTGACTTCACGCCAACCCAACTGGCTTGGGTGTCCGGCTATTTCTGGGGCATGCTGAATCAGCAGCCCGGCGCCGTGGCGAGCGCGCCTGCCCAGGCGGTAGAAACCCCGAGCATCACCCTTATTTCTGCTTCGCAAACCGGTAACGCGCGCCGCGTCGCCGAAGCGCTACGCGACGATCTGCAGGCCGCGCAGTTGAATGTGAAACTGGTTAACGCTGGCGACTATAAATTCAAACAAATCGCGGGCGAAAAACTACTGGTCGTGGTGACGTCGACGCAGGGCGAAGGCGAGTCGCCGGAAGAAGCCGTCGCATTGCATAAATTCCTGTTCTCGAAGAAAGCGCCGAAGCTCGATGGCACGGCCTTCGCCGTCTTCGGTCTGGGCGATACTTCCTATGAATTCTTCTGCCAGTCCGGCAAAGATTTCGATAGCAAGCTGGCCGAGCTGGGCGGTGAACGCCTGCTGGATCGCGTCGATGCTGACGTCGAGTATCACGCGGCGGCGGCGGAATGGCGTGCTCGCGTCGTGGAGGTGCTGAAGGCGCGCGCGCCGACGGCAGCGCCAGCTCAGCTTGCGATCAGCGGCGCAGTCAATGACATTCACAGCAGCCCGTATACCAAAGAAGCGCCGCTAACGGCGACACTGGCTGTGAATCAGAAAATCACCGGCCGCGATTCACAAAAAGACGTGCGTCATATCGAGATTGATCTCGGTGATTCCGGCCTGCGTTATCAGCCGGGCGACGCCCTTGGCGTCTGGTATCAGAACGATCCGGCGCTGGTGAAAGAACTGGTGGAACTGCTGTGGTTGAAGGGCGATGAGCCGGTCACCATTGATGGTAAAACGCTGCCGTTGGCGGAAGCGCTGGCATGGCACTTTGAGCTGACGGTCAATACGGCCAATATCGTCGAAAACTATGCCACCTTGACCCGCGGCGAAACGCTACTGCCGTTGCTCGGCGATAAAGCGCAGCTGCAACACTATGCGGCGACAACGCCTATCGTTGATATGGTGCGCTTCTCACCGGCGCAACTGGATGCGGACGCCTTAATTGGCCTGCTGCGCCCGCTGACGCCGCGTCTCTATTCGATCGCCTCATCGCAGGCGGAAGCGGAGAGCGAAGTGCATGTTACCGTCGGCGTCGTACGCTATGACATCGAGGGCCGCGCCCGTGCTGGCGGCGCCTCCAGCTTCCTCGCCGATCGGCTGGAAGAAGATGGCGAAGTCCGTGTCTTTATCGAACACAACGACAATTTCCGTCTACCTGCTAACCCGGAGACCCCGGTGATTATGATCGGCCCTGGTACCGGTATTGCACCGTTCCGCGCTTTTATGCAGCAGCGCGCGGCGGAAGGTGCGGAAGGAAAGAACTGGCTGTTCTTCGGCAACCCGCACTTCACTGAAGATTTCCTTTACCAGGTGGAATGGCAACGCTACGTCAAAGAGGGCGTGCTGAGCCGTATCGACCTGGCCTGGTCTCGCGATCAACAACAAAAAGTCTATGTTCAGGACAAGCTGCGCGAGCAGGGGGCCGAACTGTGGCGTTGGATTAACGACGGCGCCCACATTTATGTCTGCGGCGACGCCAATCGTATGGCGAAAGACGTCGAGCAGGCGTTACTGGAAGTGATTGCCGAATACGGCGCGATGGACGCCGAAACGGCGGACGAATTTTTAAGTGAGCTGCGCGTTGAGCGCCGTTATCAGCGAGATGTCTACTAA
- the cysH gene encoding phosphoadenosine phosphosulfate reductase, whose amino-acid sequence MSVLDLNALNELPKVERVMALAETNTQLEKLSAEERVAWALENLPGDYALSSSFGIQAAVSLHLVNQLRPDIPVILTDTGYLFPETYQFIDELTDRLNLNLKVYRATESAAWQEARYGKLWEQGVEGIEKYNEINKVEPMNRALKALNTQTWFAGLRREQSGSRAHLPVLAIQRGVFKILPIIDWDNRTVYQYLQKHGLKYHPLWEQGYLSVGDTHTTRKWEPGMAEEETRFFGLKRECGLHEG is encoded by the coding sequence ATGTCCGTACTCGATCTAAACGCTCTGAACGAGCTACCGAAAGTAGAGCGCGTGATGGCGCTGGCGGAAACCAACACTCAGTTGGAAAAACTGAGCGCCGAGGAACGTGTGGCGTGGGCGCTGGAAAACCTGCCTGGCGACTATGCGCTCTCTTCAAGCTTTGGTATTCAGGCGGCGGTCAGCCTGCATTTGGTCAACCAACTGCGCCCGGATATTCCGGTGATCCTGACCGATACTGGTTATCTGTTCCCGGAAACCTATCAGTTTATTGATGAACTCACCGACAGGCTGAATCTGAACCTCAAGGTCTACCGGGCGACGGAAAGCGCGGCCTGGCAGGAAGCGCGTTACGGCAAGCTGTGGGAACAAGGTGTTGAAGGCATTGAGAAGTACAATGAAATCAACAAAGTCGAGCCGATGAACCGGGCGCTGAAAGCGCTCAATACTCAAACCTGGTTCGCTGGCCTACGCCGCGAGCAGTCCGGTAGCCGGGCGCATCTGCCGGTGCTGGCCATTCAGCGCGGCGTGTTTAAGATTCTGCCAATCATCGACTGGGATAACCGCACCGTTTATCAGTATCTGCAAAAGCACGGGCTGAAATACCATCCGCTGTGGGAGCAGGGCTACCTGTCGGTCGGCGATACCCATACCACTCGTAAGTGGGAACCGGGTATGGCGGAAGAAGAGACCCGATTCTTTGGCTTGAAAAGAGAGTGTGGGCTGCACGAAGGTTAA
- the cysG gene encoding siroheme synthase CysG: MPLFAELKERPVLVVGGGEIAARKITFLLRAQAKVQVVAATLSPALLEQVERQHISWRATAFDEQQVEDVFLVIAATDDQALNQRVFDAANARYRLVNVVDNQALCSFVFPSIVDRSPLLVAISSSGKAPVLSRILREKIEALLPTNLGRLAETASYWRHHLKTRLTTTEARRRFWERVFTGRVASLMVAGNHAAAEQALQDELDQPERGTGEIILVGAGPGDAGLLTLRGLQAIQQADVVFYDHLVTQSVRELVRRDAEMICVGKRAGEHSVPQHETNQMLVDAAKAGKTVVRLKGGDPFIFGRGAEELQAAAAAGIPFQVVPGVTAAAGATAYAGIPLTHRDYAQSAIFVTGHYKSDSAPFDWSLLAKSRQTLAIYMGTMKAAEISAQLIAHGRDSNTPVAVISCGTRSDQQTATGTLQQLEQLAKDAPMPALLVVGEVVQLHQQLAWFQHTTLTEGFNSSVVNLA; the protein is encoded by the coding sequence TTGCCTCTGTTTGCCGAATTGAAAGAAAGGCCCGTGTTGGTTGTCGGCGGCGGCGAAATTGCCGCGCGTAAGATTACATTCTTGCTGCGCGCGCAGGCGAAGGTACAGGTGGTGGCCGCCACCTTGTCGCCAGCGCTGCTCGAACAGGTTGAACGCCAGCACATCAGCTGGCGGGCGACGGCCTTTGATGAACAGCAGGTAGAGGACGTCTTTCTGGTCATTGCCGCGACTGACGACCAGGCGCTGAACCAGCGGGTGTTTGACGCGGCTAATGCGCGTTACCGTTTGGTTAACGTCGTGGACAACCAGGCGCTGTGCTCGTTCGTCTTTCCTTCTATTGTCGACCGTTCGCCTTTGCTGGTGGCGATTTCCTCCAGCGGCAAAGCGCCGGTGTTGTCGCGCATTCTGCGCGAAAAAATCGAAGCGCTGTTGCCGACGAACCTTGGACGGCTGGCCGAAACGGCGAGCTACTGGCGCCATCATCTGAAAACCCGCCTGACGACCACTGAAGCGCGACGTCGCTTCTGGGAACGCGTTTTCACCGGGCGTGTTGCCAGCCTGATGGTGGCGGGCAACCATGCCGCGGCGGAACAGGCGCTGCAGGATGAGCTGGATCAGCCGGAACGTGGCACGGGCGAAATTATTCTGGTGGGGGCAGGGCCGGGCGATGCCGGGCTGCTGACGCTGCGCGGTTTGCAGGCCATTCAACAGGCGGACGTCGTGTTCTACGACCACCTGGTGACCCAAAGCGTGCGGGAACTGGTACGCCGCGATGCCGAGATGATCTGCGTCGGTAAACGCGCTGGCGAGCATTCGGTGCCACAGCACGAAACCAATCAGATGCTGGTAGACGCGGCTAAAGCGGGGAAAACGGTGGTACGCCTGAAAGGTGGGGATCCGTTTATTTTCGGCCGCGGCGCTGAAGAACTGCAGGCTGCGGCGGCGGCGGGGATCCCATTCCAGGTAGTGCCGGGCGTGACCGCAGCGGCGGGCGCAACGGCGTATGCCGGCATTCCGCTGACCCATCGTGATTACGCGCAAAGCGCCATCTTTGTCACCGGCCACTACAAATCCGACAGCGCGCCGTTTGACTGGTCGCTACTGGCGAAAAGCCGGCAAACGCTGGCGATTTATATGGGCACCATGAAAGCGGCGGAAATCAGCGCCCAACTTATTGCCCATGGTCGCGATAGCAATACGCCGGTGGCGGTGATTTCTTGCGGTACCCGCAGCGATCAGCAAACGGCGACCGGCACATTGCAACAACTCGAACAACTGGCGAAAGATGCCCCGATGCCCGCGCTGCTGGTGGTGGGTGAAGTGGTACAGCTGCATCAGCAGCTCGCCTGGTTTCAACACACAACGCTTACTGAGGGGTTTAACTCTTCTGTGGTAAATCTGGCTTAG
- a CDS encoding FAD-dependent oxidoreductase, translated as MADDFDIIIIGAGIAGTACALRCARAGLSVLLLERGELPGSKNLSGGRLYCHALAELLPHFQQSAPLERRITRESLTLLANDGATTWSSLQSNGDSWSLLRARFDPWFVGQAEAEGVQCITGATVDALYRENGRVCGVICDNETLRARYVVLAEGANGELAERHGLLSRPSPSTMALGIKAVLALEQKTLEDRFHLERNEGAAMLFTGGVCGDQPGGAFLYTNQDTLSFGIVCPLSSLGKSPVPAVELLEHLKSHPALRPLLRGGETLEYGAHLVPEGGLHSLPARYAGEGWLLVGDALRTCINTGFTVRGMDMALIGAQAAAQTLIQACQHRAPQNLYPLYHQDIARSLLWEVLQRYQHVPALLQRPGWYRRWPALMDDISRELWQQGERPVAPLRQILWRHLRRHGLRHLAGDLVRSLRCL; from the coding sequence ATGGCTGACGATTTTGATATTATTATCATCGGTGCAGGGATAGCGGGTACCGCTTGCGCTTTACGCTGTGCGCGGGCGGGCCTTTCGGTTCTGCTGCTTGAACGCGGCGAGCTGCCCGGCAGTAAAAATCTTTCCGGCGGGCGTCTGTATTGCCATGCGCTTGCCGAACTCCTCCCTCATTTTCAGCAATCCGCCCCGCTTGAACGCCGGATTACCCGGGAAAGTCTGACCCTGCTGGCCAACGATGGCGCAACGACATGGTCCAGCCTTCAATCTAATGGAGACTCCTGGAGCCTGCTGCGTGCTCGCTTCGATCCGTGGTTTGTGGGCCAGGCGGAAGCCGAAGGCGTCCAGTGCATTACCGGCGCCACGGTTGACGCGTTGTACCGCGAAAACGGCCGGGTCTGCGGCGTCATTTGCGATAACGAAACCCTACGCGCCCGCTACGTCGTGTTGGCGGAAGGGGCGAATGGCGAACTGGCGGAGCGTCATGGTTTACTCTCTCGCCCCTCTCCTTCAACAATGGCTCTGGGGATCAAAGCCGTTCTGGCGCTGGAGCAAAAAACGCTGGAGGATCGCTTTCACCTGGAGCGCAACGAAGGCGCTGCGATGCTCTTCACCGGCGGCGTGTGCGGGGATCAGCCCGGCGGCGCATTCCTCTATACCAATCAGGATACGCTCTCATTCGGTATCGTCTGCCCGCTCTCCTCGCTGGGAAAAAGCCCTGTCCCTGCCGTCGAGCTGCTGGAACATCTCAAATCGCATCCGGCGCTACGTCCCCTGCTGCGCGGAGGAGAAACGCTGGAATATGGCGCGCATCTGGTGCCTGAAGGCGGGCTGCATAGCCTGCCTGCGCGCTATGCCGGAGAAGGTTGGCTGCTGGTCGGCGACGCGCTACGTACCTGTATTAATACCGGCTTTACCGTACGCGGCATGGATATGGCACTTATCGGTGCGCAAGCGGCGGCGCAAACCTTGATTCAAGCATGCCAGCACCGTGCGCCACAGAACCTATATCCACTGTATCATCAGGATATTGCGCGCAGTCTGCTGTGGGAGGTTCTCCAGCGCTACCAGCACGTCCCCGCCCTGTTGCAGCGTCCCGGCTGGTATCGCCGATGGCCTGCGCTAATGGATGATATCTCCCGTGAACTCTGGCAGCAGGGTGAGCGCCCCGTTGCGCCGTTGCGCCAGATACTCTGGCGTCATCTTCGCCGTCACGGCCTGCGCCATCTGGCAGGCGATCTGGTCAGGAGTTTACGATGTCTGTAG
- the cysN gene encoding sulfate adenylyltransferase subunit CysN, with translation MNTTIAQQIANEGGVEAYLHAQQHKSLLRFLTCGSVDDGKSTLIGRLLHDTRQIYEDQLSSLHNDSKRHGTQGEKLDLALLVDGLQAEREQGITIDVAYRYFSTEKRKFIIADTPGHEQYTRNMATGASTCDLAILLIDARKGVLDQTRRHSFISTLLGIKHLVVAVNKMDLVAFSEARFNDIREDYLTFAEQLPGNLDIRFVPLSALEGDNVASQSENMPWYSGPTLLEVLETVEIQREVESQPLRFPVQYVNRPNLDFRGFSGTVASGAVTVGQRLKVLPSGVESSVARIVTFDGDLPQAGAGEAITIVLQDEIDISRGDLLVDAEAVLPAVQSASIDVVWMAEQALAPGQSYDIKVAGKKTRARVDAIRYQVDINNLTQREVATLPLNGIGLVDLTFDEPLVLDPYQNNPVTGGLIFIDRLSNVTVGAGMVNEPHLQSQASASQYSAFELELNQLIRKHFPHWDARDLLGGK, from the coding sequence ATGAACACCACGATTGCACAACAAATTGCTAATGAAGGCGGCGTAGAAGCTTACCTGCACGCGCAACAGCACAAAAGCCTGCTGCGTTTCCTGACCTGCGGCAGCGTCGATGACGGCAAAAGTACCTTGATTGGCCGTCTGCTGCACGATACTCGCCAGATTTATGAAGATCAGCTCTCTTCGCTGCACAATGACAGCAAACGCCACGGTACCCAGGGCGAAAAACTGGATCTGGCGCTGCTGGTGGATGGTCTGCAGGCCGAACGTGAGCAGGGCATTACTATCGATGTGGCCTATCGCTACTTCTCGACCGAAAAGCGCAAATTTATTATTGCCGACACCCCGGGGCACGAGCAGTACACTCGTAATATGGCCACCGGTGCGTCAACCTGCGACCTGGCGATCCTGCTGATTGACGCGCGTAAAGGCGTGCTCGACCAGACCCGCCGCCACAGCTTCATCTCGACGCTACTTGGCATTAAACATCTGGTGGTCGCTGTCAACAAAATGGATCTTGTGGCGTTCAGCGAAGCGCGCTTCAACGACATCCGCGAAGATTATCTGACCTTTGCCGAGCAATTGCCGGGCAATCTCGATATTCGTTTCGTTCCGCTGTCGGCGCTGGAAGGCGATAATGTCGCCAGCCAGAGCGAGAACATGCCGTGGTACAGCGGCCCGACGCTGCTGGAAGTCCTGGAAACCGTTGAGATCCAGCGTGAAGTAGAAAGCCAGCCGCTGCGCTTCCCGGTTCAATATGTCAACCGCCCGAACCTTGATTTCCGCGGCTTCTCCGGCACCGTGGCCTCCGGTGCCGTAACGGTCGGCCAGCGCCTGAAGGTGCTGCCGTCGGGTGTGGAATCGAGCGTAGCGCGTATTGTCACCTTTGATGGCGATCTGCCGCAGGCGGGCGCGGGCGAAGCCATTACCATCGTATTGCAAGATGAAATCGACATCAGCCGCGGCGACCTGCTGGTTGATGCCGAAGCGGTGCTGCCAGCAGTACAAAGCGCCAGCATCGACGTGGTATGGATGGCGGAGCAGGCGCTGGCGCCGGGACAGAGCTACGATATTAAAGTCGCTGGCAAGAAAACCCGCGCGCGCGTGGACGCCATCCGCTATCAGGTGGATATCAATAATCTGACCCAGCGTGAAGTCGCGACCTTGCCGTTAAACGGTATCGGGCTGGTGGATCTCACCTTTGACGAGCCGCTGGTGCTCGACCCGTATCAAAATAACCCGGTGACCGGCGGACTTATTTTTATCGATCGTTTGAGCAACGTCACCGTTGGCGCGGGGATGGTCAACGAGCCGCACCTGCAGAGCCAGGCATCTGCCTCGCAGTACAGCGCCTTTGAGCTGGAACTGAATCAGCTGATCCGGAAACACTTCCCGCACTGGGACGCTCGCGATCTGCTGGGAGGCAAGTAA